In Amycolatopsis jiangsuensis, the following proteins share a genomic window:
- the menC gene encoding o-succinylbenzoate synthase, translating into MKLDGVELLRVRMPLVAPFRTSFGTQDVRDVLLVRVVTSAGEGWGECVTMADPLYSSEYVDGAEHVLRTFLVPALLRAGELTANKVAPLLAPFKGHRMAKGALEMAVLDAELRAHGMSFANALGSTVDSVPCGVSIGIMDSIPQLLDAVGGYLDAGYLRIKLKIEPGWDVEPVRAVRERFGDDVLLQVDANTAYTLSDVAQLQRLDPFGLLLIEQPMEEEDVRGHAELARHLRTPICLDESIVSARSAADAIALGACRIVNIKPGRVGGYLEARRVHDVCAAHGVPVWCGGMIETGLGRAANVALASLPGFTLPGDTSASDRFYRTDITEPFVLADGRLPVPSGPGLGVTPIPAKLAEVTTRKEWLNS; encoded by the coding sequence GTGAAACTCGATGGGGTCGAGCTGCTGCGGGTCCGGATGCCGCTGGTGGCGCCGTTCCGGACGTCGTTCGGTACGCAGGACGTCCGGGACGTGCTGCTGGTGCGGGTGGTGACCTCGGCGGGGGAGGGCTGGGGCGAGTGCGTGACGATGGCCGATCCGCTGTACTCGTCGGAATACGTGGACGGCGCCGAGCACGTGCTGCGCACCTTCCTCGTACCGGCGCTGCTGCGGGCAGGCGAGCTGACCGCGAACAAGGTCGCCCCGCTGCTGGCCCCGTTCAAGGGCCACCGGATGGCCAAGGGCGCGCTGGAGATGGCCGTGCTGGACGCCGAGCTGCGCGCACACGGGATGTCCTTCGCGAACGCACTGGGGTCCACTGTGGACTCCGTGCCGTGCGGGGTGTCGATCGGGATCATGGACTCGATCCCGCAGCTGCTCGACGCGGTCGGCGGCTACCTCGACGCCGGGTACCTGCGGATCAAGCTGAAGATCGAGCCCGGCTGGGACGTCGAGCCGGTGCGCGCGGTCCGGGAGCGCTTCGGCGACGACGTGCTGCTGCAGGTGGACGCCAACACCGCCTACACCCTCTCCGACGTGGCGCAGCTGCAGCGCCTGGACCCGTTCGGGCTGCTGCTGATCGAGCAGCCGATGGAGGAGGAGGACGTGCGCGGGCACGCCGAGCTCGCCCGGCACCTGCGCACGCCGATCTGCCTGGACGAGTCCATCGTCTCGGCCCGCTCGGCCGCGGACGCGATCGCGCTCGGCGCCTGCCGGATCGTGAACATCAAACCCGGCCGGGTCGGCGGCTACCTGGAGGCGCGGCGGGTGCACGACGTCTGCGCCGCGCACGGCGTGCCGGTGTGGTGCGGCGGGATGATCGAGACCGGGCTGGGCCGGGCGGCCAACGTCGCGCTCGCCTCGCTGCCGGGCTTCACCCTGCCCGGCGACACCTCGGCTTCGGACCGGTTCTACCGCACCGACATCACCGAGCCGTTCGTGCTGGCCGACGGGCGGCTGCCGGTGCCGTCCGGGCCCGGCCTCGGGGTCACGCCGATCCCGGCGAAGCTCGCCGAGGTGACGACCCGCAAGGAGTGGCTGAATTCGTAG
- a CDS encoding PucR family transcriptional regulator, producing MPVKPHTSLARVLDDLGGVLLEPVAGVRSSRRRLGGVVIHDPLDTGQPPAHAVVLGVGVREPDDLVRLLHGYGEQGAAALVVRLPVEPTPQVRRAAEKSGVALLGLAGGASWAQLAALLRTLLAEGDVGESAPQTLGGVPSGDLFAVANAVAALLDGPVTIEDGSSRVLAFSGRQDEADDGRVETILGRQVPPRYTRGLERAGVFERLYREPGPVYVDPADQDFAMAVPRVAIAVRAGDEVLGSIWAAVPGPLSAERTQALVDASKVVALHLLRLRAGADVERRLRTDLVSTALEGGPSAPESIARLGLLGQPATVLAMGVAGAPSATPEDDVRRAADRQRLADALAMHLGAVQPRSAVALVGDVAYGIVPMPDGPEDRAERAVRLASAFLERTGHRTAAAIGIGPPASDGSGLRRSRDGADRALRVLLAHDGVRRVATAADVHVDALMLELADLAAARGDEVAGPVARLQEYDARHQSQLVHTLRCWLDAFGDVVAASAMAYVHPNTFRYRLRRLAEVGGIDLDDPEQRFAAMLQLRLLPKPAAGSGTASGES from the coding sequence GTGCCCGTCAAGCCCCACACCAGCCTGGCGCGCGTTCTCGACGATCTCGGGGGCGTGCTGCTGGAACCGGTCGCGGGTGTGCGCAGTTCGCGGCGGCGCCTCGGCGGGGTGGTCATCCACGATCCGCTGGACACCGGGCAGCCGCCCGCCCACGCGGTGGTGCTGGGCGTCGGTGTGCGGGAACCCGACGACCTCGTCCGGCTCCTGCACGGCTACGGCGAGCAGGGCGCGGCGGCGCTCGTCGTCCGGCTGCCGGTCGAGCCGACTCCGCAGGTGCGGCGTGCCGCGGAGAAGTCGGGGGTCGCGCTGCTCGGCCTGGCCGGCGGTGCGTCGTGGGCGCAGCTCGCCGCGCTGCTGCGCACCCTTCTCGCCGAGGGCGACGTCGGCGAGAGCGCTCCGCAGACGCTGGGCGGGGTGCCGTCCGGGGATCTGTTCGCGGTGGCCAACGCGGTCGCGGCGCTGTTGGACGGGCCGGTGACCATCGAGGACGGATCCTCGCGGGTGCTGGCGTTCTCCGGACGGCAGGACGAGGCCGACGACGGGCGCGTCGAGACGATCCTGGGCCGGCAGGTGCCGCCCCGCTACACCCGCGGCCTGGAGCGCGCCGGCGTCTTCGAGCGGCTCTACCGCGAACCGGGGCCGGTGTACGTGGATCCGGCGGACCAGGACTTCGCGATGGCCGTGCCGAGGGTCGCGATCGCGGTCCGTGCGGGCGACGAAGTCCTCGGGTCGATCTGGGCGGCCGTGCCCGGGCCGCTCAGCGCGGAACGCACCCAGGCACTCGTCGACGCGTCGAAGGTCGTCGCGCTGCACCTGCTGCGGCTGCGCGCGGGCGCGGACGTGGAACGCCGGTTGCGCACGGACCTGGTGAGCACTGCGCTGGAGGGCGGCCCGTCGGCGCCCGAGTCGATCGCGCGGCTCGGCCTGCTCGGCCAGCCGGCGACCGTACTGGCGATGGGGGTGGCCGGCGCTCCGTCGGCCACGCCCGAGGACGACGTGCGCCGGGCGGCCGACCGCCAGCGGCTCGCGGACGCGCTGGCCATGCACCTGGGCGCGGTCCAGCCGCGGTCGGCGGTCGCGCTGGTGGGCGACGTCGCGTACGGCATCGTGCCGATGCCGGACGGTCCCGAGGACCGGGCGGAGCGCGCCGTGCGCCTGGCCTCGGCCTTCCTCGAGCGCACCGGGCACCGCACCGCCGCGGCGATCGGCATCGGCCCGCCGGCCTCGGACGGGTCCGGTCTCCGGCGTTCCCGGGACGGCGCGGACCGGGCGCTGCGGGTCCTGCTGGCGCACGACGGCGTCCGCCGGGTGGCGACCGCGGCCGACGTCCACGTGGACGCGCTGATGCTGGAGCTGGCCGACCTCGCCGCGGCCCGCGGGGACGAGGTGGCCGGCCCGGTGGCCCGGCTGCAGGAGTACGACGCGCGCCACCAGTCCCAGCTGGTGCACACGCTGCGCTGCTGGCTCGACGCCTTCGGCGACGTGGTGGCCGCCTCGGCGATGGCCTACGTGCATCCGAACACGTTCCGCTACCGGCTGCGCCGGCTGGCCGAGGTGGGCGGGATCGACCTGGACGACCCGGAACAGCGCTTCGCCGCGATGCTGCAGCTGCGCCTGCTGCCGAAACCCGCGGCGGGTTCCGGCACCGCGTCCGGCGAGTCCTGA
- a CDS encoding serine hydrolase, with amino-acid sequence MTRRVRIDDLTALEIPAEPALSPDGSRIVYVLRTADEEADRDTRALWQVPAAGGEARRLTRGPGDAAPAWSPDGRRIAFVRAQDGPGQVWLLPADGGEPEQVTTLPLGAGSPVWRPDGGALAFSAPVDSAAEPGEDDPARATVPVVAGRLEYKADGAGLLRTVRSHLHVLDVATGEVRQVTSGDWNAGTPAWSPDGSLLAFSAALDPRADLTLRSAAYVLDQADRLAEPRLVGSDEGVAGAVTWTADGSALLVVGRADPRPGHAGLLRVPLDGGETTDLAASLDRNVMPGGPAYPGGLPQLTGDGRTVLFCVRDRGCTHLYAVDVEGGAPRLVAGGAGTTVAGLSVVGDTAALTLATPTSYGEVAIVATVAGGKVEVRTRHSLADVELFAHEEREFTVSDGTVVQGWLLRDPARTGPLPLLLDIHGGPHNAWNATADAVHLYHQELAGRGWAVLLLNPRGSDGYGEAFFTAGVGGWGTADARDFLEPLDQLVAEGTADAERLAVAGYSYGGFMTCYLTSRDDRFAAAVAGGVVSDLVSMAGTSDAGHYLDVAELGGADAANSPLAQVGQVRTPTLVVHGAEDDRCPVGQAEQWFSALREREVPTRLVLYPGASHLFIVDGKPSHRMDFNRRVLGWVEQYAAGRPVIDAAHWRRRLAELARKHRVPGAALGILRLDEEQPVVTSFGVLSKATGVEVTGDSLFQIGSISKVWTTTVIMQLVSEGLLDLDAPVTDVLPELVLADPEAAKGVTTRHLVTHTSGIDGDVFTDTGRGDDCVEKYTGRLGEVTQNHPLGATFSYCNSGFVLAGRVIEKLTGKTWDAAVRERLFAPLGLAHTVTLPEEALLFRAAVGHIATGDEEPRPTPVWTLPRSMGPAGLISASAADVLAFARLHLTGGLGPDGARVLAADQAAAMTEKEVDLPDKATLGDSWGLGWIRFLWDGQLVVGHDGGTIGQSAFLRLLPEQGLAVTLLTNGGDTAGLYRELFGEIFGELAGIRPSGLPEPSAVPPEVDLRPHLGVYERASVRTEVLEGEDGARLRLTLSGPLAELDPDPVTEYELIPLDDTRFVYRAPGASAWTPVVFYTLATGERYVHFGARAAPKVS; translated from the coding sequence ATGACCCGGCGTGTCCGCATCGACGACCTGACCGCGCTCGAAATCCCGGCGGAGCCGGCGCTGTCCCCGGACGGCAGCCGCATCGTCTACGTCCTGCGGACCGCCGACGAGGAGGCCGATCGCGACACCCGTGCGTTGTGGCAGGTCCCGGCCGCCGGCGGGGAAGCGCGGCGGCTGACCCGCGGTCCGGGCGACGCCGCCCCCGCATGGTCCCCGGACGGCAGGCGGATCGCCTTCGTGCGGGCCCAGGACGGCCCGGGCCAGGTGTGGCTGCTGCCCGCCGACGGCGGTGAGCCGGAGCAGGTCACCACACTCCCGCTCGGCGCGGGCAGCCCGGTGTGGCGTCCGGACGGCGGGGCGCTCGCCTTCTCCGCCCCGGTCGACTCGGCGGCCGAGCCGGGGGAGGACGACCCCGCCAGGGCGACCGTGCCGGTGGTCGCCGGACGGTTGGAGTACAAGGCCGACGGCGCGGGCCTGCTGCGTACGGTGCGCAGCCACCTGCACGTCCTCGACGTCGCCACCGGCGAGGTCCGCCAGGTCACCTCGGGCGACTGGAACGCGGGCACGCCCGCCTGGTCCCCGGACGGCAGCCTGCTGGCCTTCTCCGCGGCCCTCGACCCGCGTGCCGATCTCACCCTCCGTTCCGCCGCTTACGTTCTCGACCAGGCCGACCGCCTGGCGGAGCCTCGCCTCGTCGGCTCCGACGAGGGCGTCGCCGGAGCCGTGACCTGGACCGCCGACGGCAGCGCGCTGCTGGTCGTCGGCCGCGCGGACCCGAGGCCGGGGCATGCCGGTCTGCTGCGGGTGCCGCTCGACGGCGGGGAGACCACCGATCTCGCCGCGTCCCTCGATCGCAACGTCATGCCGGGCGGGCCGGCCTATCCCGGCGGGCTGCCGCAGCTGACCGGCGACGGCCGCACCGTCCTGTTCTGCGTCCGCGATCGTGGCTGCACGCACCTGTACGCGGTCGATGTCGAGGGCGGCGCGCCGCGGCTGGTCGCCGGCGGCGCCGGCACCACGGTCGCGGGCCTTTCCGTCGTCGGCGACACGGCTGCCCTCACGCTGGCGACGCCGACCTCGTACGGGGAAGTCGCCATCGTCGCCACCGTCGCCGGTGGGAAGGTGGAGGTCCGCACTCGGCACAGCCTCGCCGACGTCGAGTTGTTCGCACACGAGGAACGGGAGTTCACCGTGTCGGACGGCACGGTCGTGCAGGGCTGGCTACTGCGCGATCCGGCCCGCACCGGCCCGCTCCCGCTGCTGCTCGACATCCACGGCGGGCCGCACAACGCCTGGAACGCCACGGCCGACGCCGTGCACCTCTACCACCAGGAACTCGCCGGCCGCGGCTGGGCCGTGTTGCTGCTGAACCCCCGCGGCAGCGACGGGTACGGCGAAGCATTCTTCACCGCCGGGGTCGGCGGCTGGGGCACCGCGGACGCACGCGATTTCCTCGAACCGCTCGATCAGCTGGTCGCGGAAGGGACCGCGGACGCGGAGCGGCTCGCGGTGGCCGGGTACAGCTACGGCGGCTTCATGACCTGCTACCTGACCAGCCGGGACGACCGGTTCGCCGCGGCGGTCGCCGGCGGGGTGGTCAGCGACCTGGTGAGCATGGCCGGGACGTCCGACGCCGGGCATTACCTCGACGTCGCCGAACTGGGCGGGGCGGACGCCGCGAACTCGCCGCTGGCGCAGGTGGGACAGGTGCGCACACCGACGCTCGTCGTGCACGGCGCCGAGGACGACCGGTGCCCGGTGGGGCAGGCCGAACAGTGGTTCTCCGCGCTGCGGGAACGGGAAGTGCCCACTCGCCTGGTGCTCTACCCCGGCGCGTCGCATCTGTTCATCGTGGACGGGAAGCCCTCGCACCGGATGGACTTCAACCGCCGCGTGCTCGGCTGGGTGGAGCAGTACGCGGCCGGACGGCCGGTGATCGACGCCGCTCACTGGCGGCGCCGGCTGGCCGAGCTGGCCCGCAAGCACCGCGTTCCCGGTGCGGCGCTGGGCATTCTGCGCCTCGACGAGGAGCAGCCGGTGGTCACGAGCTTCGGCGTGCTGAGCAAGGCCACCGGGGTCGAGGTGACCGGCGACTCGCTGTTCCAGATCGGTTCGATCAGCAAGGTCTGGACCACCACGGTGATCATGCAGCTCGTCTCGGAAGGCCTGCTGGACCTGGACGCGCCGGTCACCGACGTGCTGCCGGAGCTGGTCCTGGCCGATCCGGAGGCCGCGAAGGGCGTGACCACGCGGCATCTGGTGACCCATACGAGCGGCATCGACGGCGACGTCTTCACCGACACCGGCCGCGGTGACGACTGCGTCGAGAAGTACACCGGCCGGCTCGGCGAGGTCACGCAGAACCACCCACTCGGCGCCACGTTCTCCTACTGCAATTCGGGATTCGTGCTCGCCGGGCGGGTGATCGAGAAGCTGACCGGCAAGACCTGGGACGCGGCGGTGCGGGAGCGGCTGTTCGCACCGCTGGGCCTGGCGCACACGGTGACGCTGCCGGAGGAAGCGCTGCTGTTCCGCGCCGCGGTGGGGCACATCGCGACCGGCGACGAGGAGCCACGTCCGACGCCGGTCTGGACGCTGCCGCGGTCGATGGGCCCGGCCGGGCTGATCAGCGCGTCCGCGGCGGACGTGCTGGCCTTCGCCCGGCTGCACCTGACCGGTGGCCTCGGCCCGGACGGTGCGCGCGTGCTCGCCGCGGACCAGGCGGCCGCGATGACCGAAAAAGAGGTGGACCTGCCGGACAAGGCCACGCTCGGCGACTCCTGGGGCCTGGGCTGGATCCGGTTCCTCTGGGACGGGCAGCTGGTCGTCGGCCACGACGGCGGCACGATCGGCCAGTCGGCGTTCCTGCGGCTGCTGCCGGAGCAGGGGCTGGCGGTCACGCTGCTCACCAACGGCGGCGACACGGCCGGGCTCTACCGCGAGCTGTTCGGCGAGATCTTCGGCGAACTGGCCGGCATCCGGCCGTCCGGTCTGCCGGAACCGTCCGCGGTCCCGCCCGAAGTGGACCTGCGGCCGCACCTCGGGGTCTACGAACGCGCGTCGGTGCGGACGGAGGTTCTCGAGGGCGAGGACGGCGCGCGGCTGCGGCTGACCCTGAGCGGCCCGCTCGCGGAACTCGATCCGGATCCGGTCACCGAGTACGAGCTGATTCCGCTGGACGACACGAGGTTCGTGTACCGCGCCCCCGGTGCCAGCGCGTGGACGCCGGTCGTCTTCTACACTCTCGCGACCGGGGAGCGGTATGTCCACTTCGGAGCGCGGGCGGCCCCGAAGGTGTCCTGA
- a CDS encoding alpha/beta fold hydrolase has product MSLPLPASFTRHQVAADGVRIHCMVGGSGPPVLLLHGYPQTHAIWHQVAPALAADHTVVLADLRGYGDSDKPAPGPGDAEYSKRTMARDQLLVMESLGFPRFGVAGHDRGGRVGHRLALDAPEAVSALAVLDIVPTRYAFAHTDKDFGLGYYHWFFLAAGNGIPERLIGADPQFWITARMTARHHGGTAFDPAAMAEYVRCFSAPAAIAASCSDYRAAAGIDLVHDEEDASRTVAAPLLALWGEHSFVGRSYDVLGIWRDYAGDVRGHALPCDHYLPEEQPELVTEALRGFFGPA; this is encoded by the coding sequence ATGAGCCTTCCGCTTCCCGCCTCCTTCACCCGGCACCAGGTGGCCGCCGACGGCGTCCGGATCCACTGCATGGTCGGCGGGAGCGGTCCGCCGGTACTCCTGCTGCACGGCTATCCGCAGACGCACGCGATCTGGCATCAGGTCGCGCCGGCGCTGGCCGCCGACCACACTGTCGTGCTCGCGGACCTGCGCGGCTATGGCGACAGCGACAAGCCCGCACCGGGTCCGGGTGACGCGGAGTACTCGAAGCGGACCATGGCCCGTGACCAGCTGCTGGTGATGGAATCACTCGGCTTCCCGCGCTTCGGCGTCGCCGGGCACGACCGTGGCGGCCGGGTCGGACACCGGCTCGCCCTCGACGCGCCGGAGGCGGTGTCGGCGCTGGCCGTGCTGGACATCGTGCCGACCCGGTACGCCTTCGCCCACACGGACAAGGATTTCGGCCTCGGCTACTACCACTGGTTCTTCCTGGCCGCGGGCAACGGCATCCCGGAGCGGCTGATCGGTGCGGACCCGCAGTTCTGGATCACCGCCCGGATGACCGCCCGTCACCACGGCGGGACCGCGTTCGACCCCGCGGCAATGGCCGAGTACGTCCGCTGCTTCTCCGCTCCCGCGGCGATCGCCGCGTCCTGTTCGGACTACCGCGCCGCGGCCGGCATCGACCTGGTCCACGACGAGGAAGACGCGAGCCGCACCGTGGCCGCGCCTTTGCTGGCCCTGTGGGGCGAACACAGTTTCGTCGGCCGCAGCTACGACGTGCTCGGCATCTGGCGGGACTACGCCGGCGACGTCCGCGGTCACGCCCTGCCCTGCGATCACTACCTGCCCGAGGAACAGCCCGAGCTGGTCACCGAGGCGTTGCGCGGGTTCTTCGGCCCGGCGTGA
- a CDS encoding TetR/AcrR family transcriptional regulator, with product MATGEPVAGAVRRPGRPGTDARPVPTEAEVLRRGMEAFAELGYDRTSARELAKRLGVSHNFINDRYGSKAHFWRAIVDSLLEHDQKERQRLLEADLGDAERVHAVITHFYQAAVEAPLLARLLADEFGRESERLDYLYTQYLHPTLGPLIPAIERLMAAGALPTVPIDVLFFAVFSPVTALVQLPLARRLGRKQPVTRESQECAARDLADLIVNGLLGRHAR from the coding sequence ATGGCGACAGGGGAACCGGTGGCGGGCGCGGTACGACGGCCGGGACGTCCCGGCACGGACGCACGTCCGGTTCCCACCGAAGCCGAAGTCCTCCGGCGCGGGATGGAAGCGTTCGCCGAACTCGGCTACGACCGGACCTCCGCCAGGGAACTCGCGAAACGCCTCGGTGTCAGCCACAACTTCATCAACGACCGCTACGGCTCCAAGGCCCACTTCTGGCGAGCCATCGTGGACTCCCTGCTCGAACACGACCAGAAGGAACGTCAGCGACTCCTCGAAGCCGACCTCGGCGACGCCGAGCGAGTCCACGCCGTCATCACCCACTTCTACCAAGCCGCCGTCGAAGCACCACTGCTCGCCCGGCTCCTCGCCGACGAATTCGGCCGCGAATCCGAACGGCTCGACTACCTCTACACGCAGTACCTGCACCCGACGCTCGGGCCGCTGATCCCGGCCATCGAACGGCTCATGGCCGCCGGAGCGCTGCCGACCGTCCCCATCGACGTACTCTTCTTCGCCGTGTTCAGCCCGGTCACCGCACTCGTCCAGCTACCCCTCGCACGCCGGCTCGGCCGCAAACAACCCGTCACGCGCGAATCCCAGGAGTGCGCCGCACGCGACCTAGCGGACCTCATCGTGAACGGGTTGCTCGGCCGGCACGCGCGCTGA
- a CDS encoding SDR family oxidoreductase yields MPKTTPDIRVPDLTGKLAVVTGASDGVGLGLATRLAGAGAEVVMPVRNPRKGEVAIAKIRGAHPDARLSLRDLDLSSLASVAAVADQLVGEGRAIHLLVNNAGVMTPPDRQTTKDGFELQFGTNHLGHVALVARLLPLLRAGKARVTSQISVAANQHSVNWDDLQWERRYNGNQAYSQSKIAFGLFGLELDRRSREGGWGITSNLSHPGVSPTNLLAARPEVGRDRATVKARFIRALSARGILFGKVETALLPALYAATSPSAEGGRLYGPDGFQHLAGAPAEQKLYSRLRSADDARRIWKVSEELIDFPLSAG; encoded by the coding sequence ATGCCGAAGACCACGCCGGACATCCGGGTCCCCGATCTCACGGGCAAGCTCGCGGTGGTCACCGGTGCCAGTGATGGTGTCGGGCTGGGATTGGCGACCCGGCTCGCCGGTGCGGGGGCAGAGGTGGTGATGCCGGTCCGCAACCCGCGCAAGGGTGAAGTCGCGATCGCCAAGATCCGCGGTGCGCATCCTGATGCCCGGCTGTCGTTGCGTGATCTGGATCTGTCGTCGTTGGCGTCGGTGGCCGCGGTCGCCGATCAGCTGGTCGGGGAGGGGCGGGCGATCCATCTCCTGGTGAACAACGCGGGGGTGATGACGCCGCCGGACCGGCAGACCACGAAGGACGGCTTCGAGCTGCAGTTCGGGACGAACCATCTCGGGCACGTCGCGTTGGTGGCCCGGCTGCTTCCGTTGCTGCGTGCGGGCAAGGCGCGGGTCACCTCGCAGATCAGCGTCGCGGCGAACCAGCACTCGGTCAACTGGGACGACCTGCAGTGGGAGCGCCGGTACAACGGAAACCAGGCCTACAGCCAGTCGAAGATCGCCTTCGGGCTGTTCGGTCTGGAGCTCGACCGGCGCAGCCGGGAGGGCGGCTGGGGGATCACGAGCAATCTGTCCCATCCCGGGGTGTCGCCGACGAACCTGCTCGCCGCGCGTCCGGAGGTCGGTCGCGACCGCGCCACGGTGAAGGCCCGCTTCATCCGGGCGTTGTCCGCGCGTGGCATCTTGTTCGGGAAGGTCGAGACGGCGTTGCTGCCCGCGCTCTACGCGGCGACCTCACCCAGCGCCGAAGGCGGTCGTCTCTACGGCCCCGACGGTTTCCAGCACCTCGCCGGCGCGCCGGCCGAACAGAAGCTGTACTCGCGCCTGCGCAGCGCGGACGACGCCCGCCGCATCTGGAAAGTCTCCGAGGAGCTGATCGACTTCCCGCTGTCGGCCGGGTGA
- a CDS encoding GlsB/YeaQ/YmgE family stress response membrane protein — translation MGVVGWIVLGLIAGVIAKMLMPGKDPGGCIITILLGIGGAFVGGWIGKTLFHTDLGTFFDLRTWGLAILGALVILTGYRLVFGRRRRD, via the coding sequence GTGGGCGTTGTCGGGTGGATCGTGCTGGGCTTGATCGCCGGGGTGATCGCGAAGATGCTCATGCCGGGCAAGGATCCCGGCGGCTGCATCATCACCATCCTGCTCGGGATCGGCGGTGCCTTCGTCGGCGGCTGGATCGGCAAGACGCTCTTCCACACCGACCTCGGCACGTTCTTCGACCTGCGCACCTGGGGCCTGGCGATCCTCGGCGCGCTGGTCATCCTCACCGGGTACCGGCTGGTCTTCGGCAGGCGAAGGCGGGACTGA
- a CDS encoding CocE/NonD family hydrolase, protein MNAEARVFAGRGYQVVQSCRGTSGSGGQLRALVMETKAADALDIAGWVRGHAWFDG, encoded by the coding sequence ATCAACGCCGAAGCCCGGGTGTTCGCCGGACGGGGCTACCAGGTGGTGCAGAGCTGCCGCGGCACCTCGGGTTCCGGTGGTCAGCTTCGGGCGTTGGTCATGGAGACAAAGGCCGCCGACGCGCTGGACATCGCCGGCTGGGTACGCGGACATGCGTGGTTCGACGGGTGA
- a CDS encoding CocE/NonD family hydrolase C-terminal non-catalytic domain-containing protein codes for MDSCAHRLPAGHRLRLQVSGGSHPCCLRNSGRTARHGDRTPALPGHHPASRLILPMSPQ; via the coding sequence CTGGACTCCTGCGCACACCGGCTGCCCGCAGGCCACCGGCTGCGCCTGCAGGTGTCCGGTGGCTCGCACCCGTGCTGCCTACGCAACTCGGGGCGCACTGCCCGGCACGGAGACCGAACTCCGGCCCTGCCGGGACACCATCCCGCATCCCGGCTGATCCTCCCGATGAGTCCACAGTAG